One genomic window of Aricia agestis chromosome 7, ilAriAges1.1, whole genome shotgun sequence includes the following:
- the LOC121728610 gene encoding beta-1,4-glucuronyltransferase 1 isoform X3, giving the protein MRHRLLTPMSKIRRDKLWRWRCQWSVVTMVAVALVVYNAAANVWLLRPAPCPVRSSPPPSEPPSCEPCADVAPAPDDDPISHLDLRLGRWDSSRSYRMFDYATVGETYADLSSSRRVCLATQSSIERLHELLRIAYHWSGPISVAVFVAGDELRLLRAFTTWLFRCQPDIYSRLALHLAMPKERPGAHGEMPLWVKNCDLPPLPEGERQADTVAWRARHPYPQNHLRNLARRNCHTPYVFLVDIDIVPSRSMAEELEQFLAHAPRCQLCAYVVPTYELDRRVAAFPGNKSELLRLSRKKLAIPFHRKVFIYNQYASNFTRWESSGGNESSETHISHDVTNFELLYEPFYVASDAVPAHDERFLGYGFTRNTQVAAVVEA; this is encoded by the exons ATGAGGCACAGACTTCTGACGCCGATGTCGAAAATACGCAGGGATAAATTA TGGCGATGGCGGTGCCAGTGGAGCGTGGTGACGATGGTGGCGGTGGCGCTGGTGGTGTACAACGCCGCGGCCAACGTGTGGCTGCTGCGGCCGGCGCCCTGCCCCGTGCGCTCCTCGCCGCCGCCCTCCGAGCCGCCCTCGTGCGAGCCCTGCGCCGACGTCGCGCCCGCCCCCGACGACGACCCTATATCCCACCTCGACCTCCGCCTCGGCCGGTGGGACAGTTCACGATCCTACAGGATGTTCGACTACGCCACCGTCGGCGAGACTTACGCGGACTTGTCGTCCAGTCGACGCGTGTGTCTCGCCACGCAGAGCTCGATAGAGCGCCTCCACGAGCTCCTGAGGATAGCGTACCACTGGTCGGGACCGATATCGGTGGCGGTGTTCGTGGCCGGCGACGAGCTCCGCCTGCTGCGGGCCTTCACGACCTGGCTGTTTAGATGTCAGCCGGACATTTACTCGCGACTCGCTCTGCATTTGGCCATGCCAAAGGAGAGGCCGGGGGCTCACGGCGAGATGCCTCTATGGGTGAAAAATTGTGATCTGCCGCCTCTACCCGAGGGAGAAAGGCAAGCGGACACGGTGGCGTGGCGGGCGAGGCATCCGTATCCTCAGAATCACCTGAGAAACTTAGCGCGAAGGAACTGTCATACGCCTTACGTGTTTCTCGTAGACATAGACATCGTCCCCTCCCGAAGTATGGCGGAGGAGTTGGAGCAGTTCCTAGCTCACGCACCTCGATGCCAGTTATGTGCGTACGTGGTGCCAACGTACGAGCTGGACCGCCGAGTGGCCGCCTTCCCCGGGAACAAGTCGGAGCTCCTGCGACTCTCGCGCAAGAAGCTAGCTATCCCCTTCCACAGAAAAGTGTTTATCTACAATCAGTATGCGTCTAATTTTACAAG ATGGGAGTCAAGCGGGGGCAACGAGAGCTCGGAGACGCACATCAGCCATGACGTCACCAACTTTGAGTTATTGTATGAGCCGTTCTACGTGGCGAGTGATGCCGTCCCCGCACACGACGAGCGATTCCTCGGCTACGGCTTCACCAGGAACACGCAG